Proteins encoded together in one Synechococcus sp. A15-62 window:
- a CDS encoding A24 family peptidase, with the protein MEGLILVWTGLLGACVGSLTNVVAWRLPRQESVVFPGSHCPKCGHAIRWHDNLPVLGWLLLRGRCRDCDAVISWRYPAVEALSAGLWISALLVWPGAGGGLPELWLPWAGLPLIALLLPLVLIDLDHLWLPEPLCRWGLVLGLLVSTAAGISVLASHLIAAVLALLLLEGLSALAERLLGQPALGLGDAKLAALGGAWLGPGGIAAAMALAVVSGALFGSAARLSGRLGPREPFPFGPFIALGIWLVWLTGPQWWWSTWLTLLGA; encoded by the coding sequence ATGGAAGGGTTGATCCTGGTTTGGACAGGCCTGCTGGGCGCCTGCGTCGGCAGCCTCACCAACGTGGTGGCCTGGCGTTTGCCCCGCCAGGAATCGGTGGTCTTCCCCGGCAGCCACTGCCCCAAATGCGGCCATGCCATCCGCTGGCATGACAATCTTCCGGTGCTCGGTTGGCTGCTGCTGAGGGGGCGCTGCCGTGATTGTGATGCGGTGATCAGCTGGCGTTACCCCGCCGTGGAGGCCCTGAGTGCCGGTCTCTGGATCTCGGCGCTGTTGGTGTGGCCTGGTGCTGGCGGGGGCCTGCCTGAACTCTGGCTCCCCTGGGCCGGGCTGCCTCTGATCGCGCTGCTGCTGCCACTGGTGTTGATCGATTTGGACCACCTTTGGTTGCCGGAGCCTCTGTGCCGCTGGGGGTTGGTGCTGGGCTTGCTCGTCAGCACGGCTGCTGGGATCTCTGTTCTGGCCAGCCATTTGATCGCCGCGGTGCTGGCCCTGCTGCTGTTGGAAGGTCTCAGTGCCCTGGCCGAACGGTTGTTGGGACAGCCTGCGCTGGGCTTGGGCGATGCCAAGTTGGCGGCGCTGGGCGGCGCCTGGTTGGGGCCTGGGGGCATCGCAGCGGCAATGGCCCTTGCGGTTGTCTCGGGAGCCTTGTTCGGCAGCGCCGCGCGTCTCAGTGGCCGGTTGGGCCCCAGGGAACCGTTCCCCTTCGGTCCCTTCATCGCTCTGGGCATTTGGCTGGTCTGGTTGACCGGTCCGCAGTGGTGGTGGAGCACCTGGTTGACGCTGCTGGGCGCTTGA